DNA sequence from the Sphingomonas bisphenolicum genome:
GGATGCTGAAACACGTTCAGCATGACGAAGTGAAATGTCGGCAATCCGCCAGACAACCCAGCACCGGCTCAGGCCGAGGCCTCCTCCGCCGCTTCCACTTTCGCCGCCCTGCGATCGGTAAACCAGATCGCGACGATGGTGATTTCATAAAGCAGCAGCAGCGGGATCGCGAGCATCAGCTGCGACACCACATCGGGCGGCGTCAACACGGCGGCCAGGATGAACGCCGCAACGATCATGTAGCGGCGCAACCCGATCAGTTGCGCCCGGGTGACGAAACCGGCGCGATTGAGCAGCATCAGCAGCACCGGCATCAGGAAACTGATCCCAAAGGCCAGGATGAACTGCATGACGAGGCCGAGATAGGCGTCCGCGCTGGGCAGCGCTTCGACCGATAGGCCGCTGCTGTTGCCTTGAAACTCCAGGAAAAAGTGGAAGGCGGTCGGCATCACCACGAAATAGGCGAGGCTCGCGCCCATCGCGAACAGGAAGGGCGTCGCCAGGATGAAGGGCAGCAGCGCCTTCTTTTCCTTGGCATAGAGACCCGGCGCGACGAAAGCCCAGAGCTGGTTGGCGATGATCGGGAAGGACAGGCAGAAGGCGCCGAAGAACGCGATCTTCACCTGCACGAAAAAGGCTTCGTACAACTTGGTGTAGACCAGCTTGCCACCGCCGTCGCCGAACGCTTCCTTGAGCGGATGGACCAGGATCGCAAACAGCTGTTCGGAAAAATAGAAGCAGATCGCCCCGGTCGCCACCAGCGCATAGACGCATTTGAGCAAACGGCCGCGCAGCTCGATCAGATGGTCGAGCAAGGGCGCCTTGCTGTCGTCGATATCCCCGATCATGCCGCTGCGTCACCCTTGTGCGGCGGGGTACCAAGCTCCGCCGACGCCTCCGCTACATAGGGCGGACCGTCCGCCGCCGCGGGCGTCACGGGGGCCGATTCGGCGACGAAAAGCGGCTTTTCGGCCGGCGTTTCCGCCACATAGGGAGGCTTGTCGCCAGCATCCGCTTCGTCCGGCGCCGGCAGCGCTTCGGGCGGGGCGACTTCGGGCGGATGCTCGTCCATGATCCGCTTGTTCTGCGCCGCCCACTTCTTTTCCAGCTCTTCCAGCTCCACTTCGCGCACCATGGCGTCGATGCCGGTGCGGAAATGGCGGGCCATGCCCTGCGCCTTGCCGACGATCTGCCCCACCTTGTACAAGGCGCGCGGCAGATCCTTCGGCCCGATCACGATCACGGCGATGATCACGATCACCAGAAATTCGGACGAATCGATACCAAACATGCGGGACTACCGGCCTGCGCTAGAGGATCAGGCCTTGGTCTTTTCTTCGGACGCCGTCGTCGCACCCGGCGCGTCCTGCTCGGGCACGCGATGGCCTTCCAGGCGCGTCGCGGGCTTGGCAGGCGTCACATCGTCGTCGCTGTCGTCGGCCATGCCCTTCTTGAAGCTCTTGATGCCCTTGGCCACGTCGCCCATCAGGCCGGATATGCGACCGCCGCCGAACAGCAGCATGACCACCAGGAGCACGATCACCCAGTGCATCAGCGAAAAGGAACCCATCTTTCAATACTCCTAGCAGAAGGCCTATCTAGGCGTCTTCCTCGTCATTTTCCACAACGGATTGGCCGCCCAGACCCTCCAGCGCCAAATCGACCGGGTCGAGCAGGCCGGCAGCGCGCAGATCGTCCATTCCCGGAAGGTCGCGCCGGCTGCTAAGCCCGAAATGTGACAGAAAATCTACGGTCGTCGCATAGATGAGCGGCCGCCCCGGCACTTCGCGCCGTCCGGCGGGGCGCACCCAGCCCGCTTCCATCAGCACGTCGAGCGTGCCCTTGGCCACCTGCACCCCGCGGATCGCCTCGATTTCCGCGCGGCTCACCGGCTCGTGATAGGCGATGATCGCCAGCGTCTCCATCGCCGCGCGCGACAATTTGCGCGGCTCGTCCTTTTCGCGACGCAGGATATGGGCGAGGTCGCTCGCGGTCTGGAAATGCCATCGGCCGCCCCGCTCGACCAGATTGACGCCCCGTCCGGCATAATGGTCGGCCAGCGCGCCAAGCGCCGCGTCGAGGTCGCCGCCCTCCCCCACATGCAGCTTGATCTCGGCCGGCGTCAGCGGCGTTTCCGCCACGAACAGCGCGGCCTCCACCGCGCGCAGGAAGTCGTCGGGTTCCGCGGTCATGCCAAAGCATCCTGATTCGGCGTGGCGGCACGCAAATAGAGCGGCGCGAAAATGCCGTCCTGCTGCATCTCCAGCCGCCCCTGCCGCGCCAGTTCCAGCGCCGCGACGAAACTGCTGGCAAGCGCCGACTTCGCCTTGGGCGTATCCAGATCGGGCGGCAGGAAGGATTCGAGCCGGGTCCAGTCGAGCGCCGAGCCCACCAGCGCGCCCACTCGCTGGATCGCCTCGTCCAATGTCATCACCGGCCGCACCGCGATGATGTGGACCGCCGGTTGGGTGCGGGCGCGAATCTGGCCATAGGACTGGATCAGGTCGTAGAGGCTGGCCCGCCACAGCGCCTTCTTGACCAGCCGCAGCCCTTCGGGCTTGCGCCGGGCGAAGACATCGCGGCCGACCCGGTCGCGCGCCATCAGCCGGGCAGCCGCATCGCGCATGGCGTGGAGCCGCTGGAGCCGCAGTTGCAGCCGCAGCGCCAGGTCTTCGGGGCTGGGATCGGCCTGTTCCTGCCGCGGCAGCAGCAGCGAGGATTTGAGATAGGCGAGCCAGGCCGCCATCACCAGATAATCCGCCGCCAGTTCCAGCCGCAATTCCCGCGCGCCGTCGATGAAATCGAGATATTGTTCGGTCAGCGCGAGGATGGAAATCTCGCGCAGATCGACCTTCTGCGTCCGCGCCAGGCTGAGCAGCAGGTCGAGCGGCCCTTCCCAGGCGTCGAAGCTGACGGTCAGCGTTTCCGGGCTGGGGATGGCAGGCGCGATGAAGAGATCGTCCACTGTCAGGCCGCCACAAGTCCCAGCAGTGAATCCCGCGTCGCCAGCAAATCCGCGATCGGAGGCTGGTCCGCCCCCGCGCGACCGACGCCATCGCCCGGTCGAGCCGCGCGCGCGCCTTGTCCGTAATCTCCGGCAACAGCGCCGCGATCCCGACCATATCGTCCATCCGGCCCCAGCAGTTGAGCGCCAGATCGCATCCCGCCGCGACCACGCCAGCGGCAAGGTCGGGTATGCTGCCCTTCAGCGCCTTCATGTCCAGATCGTCGGACATGAGCAGCCCGTTGAAGCCGATCCGCTGCCGGATGATCTCGCCGATGATCGTCGGCGACAGGCTGGCGGGGCGCTGCGCATCCCATTCGGTATAGACGACATGGGCGGTCATCCCGATCGGCGCCTGGTTGAGCGTGCGGAACGGCGCCAGGTCGGTTTCCAGCGCGTTGAGATTGGCGGTCACCACCGGCAGGTCGAGATGGCTGTCGACCATCGCCCGGCCATGGCCCGGCATATGCTTGACGATGCCGACCACGCCGCCTTCAGCCAGCCCCTCCAGCGTGGCGCGGCCCAGCGCCGCGACGCGCATCGGGTCGGCGCCCAGCGTGCGGTCGCCCATGATGTCGCTCGCGCCCTCCTGCCGCACGTCCAGCAGCGGCAGCGCATCGACGGTGATGCCGGCTTCCGCCAGAGTCAGCGCGATGGCGCGGGCATTGGCGCGCGCCGCCGCGATCGCACTGGACGGGGCAAGATCGTAGAGCCGGTCGAACTGCGCGCCCGCCGGGAAGCTGGGCCACACCGGCGCCTGCATCCGCGCCACCCGGCCACCTTCCTGATCGATCATGATCAGCAGGTCGTCGCGCCCATGCAGCCCGCGCAGCTCGTCGGTCAGCGCGCGCAACTGCGCCCGATCGGCGATATTGCGCTTGAACAGGATGTAACCGGCGGGCTGCGCCTCCGCAAAGAAGGCGCGCTCGTCGCCGGTCAGGGTTTCGCCGGACAGACCGAAGATGACGGGTTTCATGGGCGGCAGACTAGCGCCCCTAACGCGCGCTGTCGAAGCAGAATCGCCATGGCCGCCATAATCGACGGCAGCCGTGGCGTGGCCTTTGTCAGGCCGGTAGTGGCTCGGCAGCCACGGCGCGTTCGGCGTCCATCATCGCCTGTAGCATCCGCCGACCCTCCACTGCGTTGCGATCGGTCTTGATCAGCAGCTCGTCGGGATTTTCGCCGATCACCGCCAGCATCTTCTCAATCTCCTCGGTGGCGAACTTGTCCTCCTCCAGCACCGGGCGCAGATAGTCGAACATGAAATCCATCCCCGCGTCATCCTCGGAGGCCATGGCGAAGAAATAGATGCAACTTCCGTGCGTCGCAGGCGTCACAGCGTGAAAGACCCGGCTGGTTACGATAGTTTCGCCCGGATGCTCGGCATGATCCTGGGGATAGGCCATATCGCCGATGCCGGCATGGAAGCCGGGCAGGTAGAAGTCCATTCCCGTCACCCGGTCGATCTTGCCGGCATAGCGCCCCGCGGCCGCCATCACCGCCGGCGCATCCGCATTACGCATCGTGCGGCGGCAACTCAGGAAACCCGGTCTCTTGGTAAGCACTTCGGGGGCCGACGCGTTTTCGGCCGTGCCGATGCTGCTGGCATGGAGATAAGCCAGGTGCGATAGGTCCAGCAGATTGTCGTTGAGCAATTGATAGCGCCCCAGCACCTCCTGCACATAGAAAGGCCGCGCGACCATGCCGGGCGCGGTGACGCCGATCTCGTCCAGATCGGGCAGCAGCGATATATCCGCCTTGTCCGCATCCCCCATCCAGATCCACGCCCACAGCCCATGTTCAACCAGGGGATAGCTGGGTATGCGATAGGCGCGCGGCACGACATTCTGGCTGGGGATATCGACGCACTGGCCATCGGCCCCGAAGGCGATGCCATGATAGCCGCAGACGATCGTGTCGCCGGTCAGGCAGCTTTTGCCGAGCGGAAAATGCCGGTGCGGGCATCGCCCGCCTACCGCGACCGCTTCGCCATCTTCCTTGCGATAGAGGACGACCGGCTGGTTGAGAATCGTGCGCGCGATCAGTTCGCGCCCCAATTCGTTGCGGAAGGCCGCGACATACCAGCCGTTGCGAACCGCGAAGCTGCCTTCCCGAAATGGATACATATGCGCCTCTCCCTGTATCACGGGCCGCGCGATTTTGGCGCTGGCCCCGATCAAACTAACGATGTTAGACTAACACTGTTAGTTTTCAGGGTCAATGGTGTGATCGAACCCGCGCAGCAAGGCGTCCAGCCCCTGCGCAAAGGCCGTATCGATCGATATATGGGCTTGTAAATAGGCCGTATTCGGGCCTTGGGCAAAGCTGGTCCAGCCGGTGACGAACGCCTGAACCGACGCCTGCATCGACAAAGCCTGTGGCGCGCTCAAACCCAGTGCGGTTAAGGGCGCGAGGACGGCGTGCTCCATCCGCACCAGAACCGCCTCGTCCTGCGCCGTCATCAGGATCAACCGTCCGGCGTCGCGCATGTCCTTCTGCGCCCGCCACAGCCCCCGACCGAACGCACGCAACCAGTCATGCCAATGCTCGCCCGGCGGAATGCGCGCCAGACAATCGACGAACACGCTCTCCGCCAGCAATGCCAGCAGCGCATTCTTGTCCGCGACATGCCAATAGAGAGAGGGTGCCTTCACATCGAGCCGCGCGGCCAGTTTGCGCAGGCTCAGTTGATCCAGTCCCTGTTCGTTGAGAAGGTCCAGAGCAGCAGCGGCGATGCTATCGCGGGTCAGTTTCTTGTCGGCCATGACAGCTTGTCGATCAGGCGGACGTCCTTGTCCACCCGATCGCCATCCCACCTGCCCGGCCGACACGCCTTTAATTGACGACCAGGCAGCTTTCGCCAGCGACCTTGAGCTTGCCGCAGATCATGCTCGCCTGGCTCCCGGCGCTCGCGCGCAGGCGATAGACGGTGCCGCCGCCGACCTGCGCCGGCTCCACCGTCATGGCGAGCGGGGCGAGATAGGCAAAGCGCTTGGACAGCTTGGTCCAGGCATCCTTGGCGCCTGACGCGCTGCCATAGGCGCCGAGCTGGATCATCGCGCCACCGGCAGCCGCCTTGGGCGCTTGCGCCGGGCGGACGCCGGTTTCGTCGGTCACGCGCGCGGTCACGCTGGCGGCCGGCTTGTTCGGAGCGGCTGGCGCAGGACCGGCGGGCGCAGGCGCTGTCTTGGCGATCGGCGCTTCGGGCACCCGGCTCGGGTCGATGCGGCCATCGCGCTGCACACCTTCGCTGGCGGCGAAGCTGGCATCGCCTTCGCCATCGAACTTCTTGGCGTCGGCCTCGTTGGCGGCGATCTTGTAATCCTGCGTCGGCGCGGCGATCAACCGCCCCTCGCCAGCGCCACCGCCGCCATTGCGGTTCTGCATCCACCAGACGCCCGCCACCACCGCGCCGATCAGCGCAAGGCCAAGCAGGATCAGGCCCAGCAGCCGCAGCGGCGAGATCGGTTCGTCACCGTCGTCGTCGATAGCCGGCTCCAGCCAGGGCAGACGATCCTCATCGTCCAGATCCAGTCGCCCACGCGCATAATCGCTCATTTCCCGCGCCTCACTGCATTTCCGTCAGGGCCGCAACGCCCATGAGCGCCAAGCCGTTGCGGA
Encoded proteins:
- the tatC gene encoding twin-arginine translocase subunit TatC, with the protein product MIGDIDDSKAPLLDHLIELRGRLLKCVYALVATGAICFYFSEQLFAILVHPLKEAFGDGGGKLVYTKLYEAFFVQVKIAFFGAFCLSFPIIANQLWAFVAPGLYAKEKKALLPFILATPFLFAMGASLAYFVVMPTAFHFFLEFQGNSSGLSVEALPSADAYLGLVMQFILAFGISFLMPVLLMLLNRAGFVTRAQLIGLRRYMIVAAFILAAVLTPPDVVSQLMLAIPLLLLYEITIVAIWFTDRRAAKVEAAEEASA
- a CDS encoding Rieske 2Fe-2S domain-containing protein translates to MYPFREGSFAVRNGWYVAAFRNELGRELIARTILNQPVVLYRKEDGEAVAVGGRCPHRHFPLGKSCLTGDTIVCGYHGIAFGADGQCVDIPSQNVVPRAYRIPSYPLVEHGLWAWIWMGDADKADISLLPDLDEIGVTAPGMVARPFYVQEVLGRYQLLNDNLLDLSHLAYLHASSIGTAENASAPEVLTKRPGFLSCRRTMRNADAPAVMAAAGRYAGKIDRVTGMDFYLPGFHAGIGDMAYPQDHAEHPGETIVTSRVFHAVTPATHGSCIYFFAMASEDDAGMDFMFDYLRPVLEEDKFATEEIEKMLAVIGENPDELLIKTDRNAVEGRRMLQAMMDAERAVAAEPLPA
- a CDS encoding TetR family transcriptional regulator, encoding MADKKLTRDSIAAAALDLLNEQGLDQLSLRKLAARLDVKAPSLYWHVADKNALLALLAESVFVDCLARIPPGEHWHDWLRAFGRGLWRAQKDMRDAGRLILMTAQDEAVLVRMEHAVLAPLTALGLSAPQALSMQASVQAFVTGWTSFAQGPNTAYLQAHISIDTAFAQGLDALLRGFDHTIDPEN
- a CDS encoding twin-arginine translocase TatA/TatE family subunit, which produces MGSFSLMHWVIVLLVVMLLFGGGRISGLMGDVAKGIKSFKKGMADDSDDDVTPAKPATRLEGHRVPEQDAPGATTASEEKTKA
- the tatB gene encoding Sec-independent protein translocase protein TatB, with product MFGIDSSEFLVIVIIAVIVIGPKDLPRALYKVGQIVGKAQGMARHFRTGIDAMVREVELEELEKKWAAQNKRIMDEHPPEVAPPEALPAPDEADAGDKPPYVAETPAEKPLFVAESAPVTPAAADGPPYVAEASAELGTPPHKGDAAA
- a CDS encoding SPOR domain-containing protein; protein product: MSDYARGRLDLDDEDRLPWLEPAIDDDGDEPISPLRLLGLILLGLALIGAVVAGVWWMQNRNGGGGAGEGRLIAAPTQDYKIAANEADAKKFDGEGDASFAASEGVQRDGRIDPSRVPEAPIAKTAPAPAGPAPAAPNKPAASVTARVTDETGVRPAQAPKAAAGGAMIQLGAYGSASGAKDAWTKLSKRFAYLAPLAMTVEPAQVGGGTVYRLRASAGSQASMICGKLKVAGESCLVVN
- the scpB gene encoding SMC-Scp complex subunit ScpB, which codes for MTAEPDDFLRAVEAALFVAETPLTPAEIKLHVGEGGDLDAALGALADHYAGRGVNLVERGGRWHFQTASDLAHILRREKDEPRKLSRAAMETLAIIAYHEPVSRAEIEAIRGVQVAKGTLDVLMEAGWVRPAGRREVPGRPLIYATTVDFLSHFGLSSRRDLPGMDDLRAAGLLDPVDLALEGLGGQSVVENDEEDA
- a CDS encoding segregation and condensation protein A translates to MDDLFIAPAIPSPETLTVSFDAWEGPLDLLLSLARTQKVDLREISILALTEQYLDFIDGARELRLELAADYLVMAAWLAYLKSSLLLPRQEQADPSPEDLALRLQLRLQRLHAMRDAAARLMARDRVGRDVFARRKPEGLRLVKKALWRASLYDLIQSYGQIRARTQPAVHIIAVRPVMTLDEAIQRVGALVGSALDWTRLESFLPPDLDTPKAKSALASSFVAALELARQGRLEMQQDGIFAPLYLRAATPNQDALA